The Desulfobacteraceae bacterium DNA segment AACGACGACATCCAGGGCACGGCCAGCGTGGCCTTGGCCGGGATGCTGGCGGCGATGCGGATGCTGGATCAGAAGCTCGTGGACCAGAAGATCCTCTTTCTGGGGGCCGGCGAAGCCGGCACCGGTATCGGCGATCTGATCGTCTCGGCCATGACCAGCATGGGGCTGAGCCGGGAGGAAGCCTGCCTGCGCTGCTGGTTCGCGGACTCCAAGGGGTTGGTGGTGAAGAGCCGCCAGCGCCTGGCCGAGCACAAGCTGCCCTACGCCCACGACTTCGAACAGCAGGCCGATTTCATCGAGGCCGTCAAGGCCCTGCGGCCCACGGCCATCATCGGGGCCTCGGGCCAGCCCCGGACCTTCACCCGGGAGGTCCTGGAGGAGATCGCCCGGATCAATGAGCGGCCCATCGTCTTCGCCCTCTCCAACCCCACGGCCCACGCCGAGTGCACCGCCATGGAAGCCTACGCCTGGACCGGCGGGCGCGCCGTTTTCGCAAGCGGCAGCCCCTTCGACCCGGTGACCATCGAGGGGGTCACCTACGAGCCGGGCCAGGGCAACAACGCCTACATCTTTCCCGGGCTGGGGCTGGGGGTGGTGACGGCGCACTCCCGGCATGTCAGCGACGAGATGTTCCTGGCCGCATCCCGGGTCCTGGCCGAGGAGGTCTCCGGGGACGATTTCGAGCGCGGCAGCATCTACCCGCCCCTGCGCCACATCCGCAAGGTCTCGCTGAAAATCGCCTTGGCGGTGGCCGAGGTGGCCTTCGAGCAGGGCCTGGCGGGCATCGAGCGGCCCGAGAACCTGGAGGGGTTCATCCAGTCCCAGGTCTATGAGCCCAATTATCGAAGCTATGTGTGAGGGGAAGCGGCGGCTGCGACAGTCGCCGCCGCAGGCTCCCGCAAACGTCACCTGGGGTTGTTTGCGAACAGGTGGTGGAAGACGTCGGCGATGTAGACGATCCCGATCGGTTTATTGTTTTGGATCACCGGCAAGCGGCGGTACTTGTTTTTGACCATCCGGTCCAGGATCGTCATCAAGTGCTCGTCGGGGGAGGCCCCGATGACTTCCGGGCTCATGATCTGCTTGACCTTCTTGTTTTTGAGAGCCTCGATGAAAGGCTGGATCTGACCTTCCCACGAGATATAGTCACCGCTGTAACCATAGTTCAAAAAGTCGGGACGCAGGTGGTAGAGGAGGTCGAACATGGTGACGACCCCGGCCAGTTCGCTGAATTCGTCGACGACCACCAGGCTGACCGTCTTGTGGCCCGTTTCCCTGAGCTTTCCGTTCAAGATCATCTCGATGGCCAAGCGGGCGGATTCTTCCGCATGAATCTTGTCAAACTCCGTGACCATAACGTCCCGCGCACGCATCGTCATGTCAATGCTCCTTTTCGCTGCCCCGGGCGGCGGTGCTCGCAACTCGCCCGTGGATGAAATATTGCCCCGAACGGTTCTGAAAAACTCCCCGGGGCCGCCTCTGCGGCCCCCGTTCGGTGTGTCTGAAATTGCCCCTCAGCAGCGGCCCAGTAGTGACCGTCCCGGCCAAATCCCGAACCGGACCCGGGAGGTCGACGGGTGGGTTGCGGACGAC contains these protein-coding regions:
- a CDS encoding NAD-dependent malic enzyme translates to MTSQKPPRPETISIPINLNYLYDPALNKGTAFTREEREALGLWGLLPPGINTMSEQVMRVMGNYRRKTSDLEKYIFLAALQDRNQTLFYRVLADYLEEMMPIIYTPTVGLACQEYVHIFRRPKGIFVSVRNRGKFSRILKNWPNKNVRVIVITDGERILGLGDLGVAGMGIPVGKLSLYTACAGIHPAWCLPVTIDVGTNNVKLLNDPLYFGMRHPRIQGAEYDSLIEEFIMAVEEVFPGTLIQFEDFGNHNAFRLLNHYRDRVCTFNDDIQGTASVALAGMLAAMRMLDQKLVDQKILFLGAGEAGTGIGDLIVSAMTSMGLSREEACLRCWFADSKGLVVKSRQRLAEHKLPYAHDFEQQADFIEAVKALRPTAIIGASGQPRTFTREVLEEIARINERPIVFALSNPTAHAECTAMEAYAWTGGRAVFASGSPFDPVTIEGVTYEPGQGNNAYIFPGLGLGVVTAHSRHVSDEMFLAASRVLAEEVSGDDFERGSIYPPLRHIRKVSLKIALAVAEVAFEQGLAGIERPENLEGFIQSQVYEPNYRSYV
- a CDS encoding CBS domain-containing protein, coding for MTMRARDVMVTEFDKIHAEESARLAIEMILNGKLRETGHKTVSLVVVDEFSELAGVVTMFDLLYHLRPDFLNYGYSGDYISWEGQIQPFIEALKNKKVKQIMSPEVIGASPDEHLMTILDRMVKNKYRRLPVIQNNKPIGIVYIADVFHHLFANNPR